The Lolium rigidum isolate FL_2022 chromosome 2, APGP_CSIRO_Lrig_0.1, whole genome shotgun sequence genomic interval GAAAACACATGTTGCAGAGATTGAagtgctcaatttttttttttggagaatacACCTGGGATGTGTATTTAtctcaatgttcaagaaatcggtaatcgttaactgctcggtcggctcAAGTTTAAGGATTAATCGGAAATCGGcctattaactgatttaatcggtcgactGCTAATCGGTGAGGTTTTAACAAAATTGCAGTTTCCCTAGCAGTAAATTTTGTGATATTAAACAAGTAATAATTCCAAAGAGCATAAAAGCAGTATTTGAAAGAAGTATTGACTTGAATGCTTAAGGTGAACCTGACAAAGCTACAAATGGAAACAATCAGTACATGTTTTTTAACTACGCAGCCATACAAGTGAAAGCAATATGCGGAAGTGCCAAACAACAACAAATAAAAATAGAGACGCATCATGGCTGCACATATGTGTCTATAACGAGGCAGACATATATATAGAGCAGTAACAATTAAATAATCAGGTTCATAGATATATAGAGAATAGAATCACCGTAGTAAATATTAAGTGACCAAGCCCACAAATAAATATATAACATCATCGTGGCAGCCAATATTGCACACCATAAATATAGAACAACATACAAAAACACCATGATGTTTTGTGTTGAATTTGTGCCCATTTTTGCAATACAGAATATACAAAGCATGTTGTGTTCAACACTTTACAacaccaaacaaaaacaaaattggCAGCAGCCATCTACAGAGAACATAAACAGCCATCTACTAGTTCAACAACCAGATAAAGAGAGGAATACGATGAACATCATTCAGTGGGGTGGGTTGGATTATTCAATAGGCTTGAACCGTGGAGTTGGGAGGAGTTCCTAGAGCAGCCGACAGGTAGACAAGGTCCTCTGACGCCGGAGCGCACTTGGATCAACCGAGAAGGAAGGCAAAGGAGAGCAGCTGGTGCATCGAGGTCGCCCGGTCTCGTGCCCCTCGTGCGCCTGGACGACGTGAAGGTGGTACCGCCTAGGCTCCGGACCCTGGGGAATGGGGATGGCTACGAGGAGTCCCACAGGCCGGCGAGCAACCCCGGGATGTGCCCGCCTGAAGCAAACATTGGAGTGGCGCCGGGCTGAATCGGCggtgtggtggtggagaaacgCGAGCGTGGGCAGCGCCCAACCCTAAATTTcgaggtcggggaaggtgtgcGGGAGGCGGCTGGGTCGGGGCATCGGCCAATTTTCTCAATTGAGCCGGACCAGTTAATCTGTAGATTCCCGTGTAATCGGTCTGCCAAGCGATTAAACCGTCCCAGCGATTAAAGCTTCTGATTCGACCTATTCGACACGGTCGCACCCCGAGTACAGATTAAACGGGGGATTAAACGTCTAATCGGCCGATTTTTTTGAACATTATCACATAGAAGAGTGCTCAAATATATTAATTTGGAACAGGGAGTGCCATATAACTTTTATTATTCTTAGCACTGCTACATGATATATATTCTGAAACTGAACACTATTACTCCCTCCGGACGGAAAAGATCGACGCGGAGCTACACATAGCTAGCGTATAAAAAGGCACACTCCGGCGTCGATTAAAACCGACCGGAGGTAGTAGCTCACAGCGATTAAACAGTGCAGCCACCCGGACCGCCATAGTAGAACTTGCCGTCCACAATAGGCGTGACGGGATAACAACTTTTCTTATCGGTACGACTAACTAAATCTCCGGTGATTGGTGACACAGTGCCATCCTGGAGAACGTACTGAAGGCCGCTGAATGACGCGGCCTGTCCTGGCTGAGAGCTTCCGCTGCCCATTGGAGGCGTCTTTGCTGTTTTTTCATTACTCACGTAGCCACCAAAAGAAAAATCAGCAGTAGAATTTGCCAGACCAGTAAATAACCACTTGGGGAAATGCCCAACTGCAGTAGCAGAGCCATTGGATCCGCAGTACACCCACCAATCTCCAGTATCTTTATTCTGCCATGACCACCAAAGTTGATTGTATTATATATCAATTACTTTATATAGAATTTTTAATCATGTACATAACCCATCTAGTGAAATAAATATACACACACATAAACTGTTGACTTCTatatctctctctatatatatatttttagatAAATGGGGGCTCCcagcctctctctctctatatatatatacctgAAAAACTTTGATTGTGATGCTCTTGCTTGGTGTGATAATGTCACCAGCAGAGATAGATGCGGCTGCCTCCGGTTGGAAACCAATGCATACCGTGTTGTAACAACCAGTCTTCTGGAATCCGTCCTTCTGGGCATGTTTTAGATTGCATGTTAATTAACTGATTGAGGTGCGCAATCATGCGTCGTCGGTTATACATACCGTCCAATAGACAAACAAGTGCGTGTTCGAGTCGCCGTAGAGCCGCGGTTTCACCTGCATTTGGGAAGCACGGACACAAAATAAGCCAAATATGCGGCAACACAATGATTCAAGAAGGGGTGGAGAATTCGGGAACAAGAGATCGCTTACATGCCACCCGACGAGAATGAAGTTCCCTGAGGTTGGCGCACCATCGCCAGGATTACCGACCCAGATCGCAGCCCCGCTGTCTTGATCCTGGGTTATAGAAAAGCCGTAGACGTCCATTGTTGCAATCACCCCGTAATGATTACTACCCCTGGTGTATGAATTATATAGGGCATACTGCGCAACAAACAGAAAACAGTTAAAAGGCATGCCATCATATATCTCTTTCTTCAGTCGAGAGAACAATCCTACTGCTCCTACATAATTAAACGGGGATAATAAAACCAGATTAACCAAAAGAACACAACAAACTGTTATTCGTGTATGCCCTACAGAACTCGATCAGAAATTTTGTATGCAGGGTAAACGACTTTTTTCTATATCAACGGGAAGATCATATGCTAAAATTTAAATCCTCCaaaaaatcatatatatatatatacttggtcCTTCCATACGAATTACACAGGATTTCAGCCACCTCTAGGAAACATTATTATAGATATAATATAAAGCAATATTAAGGTTATCATCAAAAGGTCCAAAAGTTGGCGA includes:
- the LOC124690244 gene encoding uncharacterized protein LOC124690244 → MAPVISLLLLVLFCCRGANGRQQNTTAVSLLAPDEEVSCYALYNSYTRGSNHYGVIATMDVYGFSITQDQDSGAAIWVGNPGDGAPTSGNFILVGWHVKPRLYGDSNTHLFVYWTKDGFQKTGCYNTVCIGFQPEAAASISAGDIITPSKSITIKVFQNKDTGDWWVYCGSNGSATAVGHFPKWLFTGLANSTADFSFGGYVSNEKTAKTPPMGSGSSQPGQAASFSGLQYVLQDGTVSPITGDLVSRTDKKSCYPVTPIVDGKFYYGGPGGCTV